One genomic window of Anoplolepis gracilipes chromosome 5, ASM4749672v1, whole genome shotgun sequence includes the following:
- the LOC140665875 gene encoding transmembrane protease serine 9-like has protein sequence MQYFILISLSCLIIIFKYANTLLWHKRMNRHTDTSYENFDYGCECGKKNIFLPSSRIIGGQEVFENEYPWMAGIISVNKSRVICGASIINDRYVITAAHCIVYGFNKDDLKVSVGAHDSCKWGAKSTIFSVENIFPHPNYDRQTNFADIMLVKLVMRITFNQFARPICLPKPGLDVVSQFGEKSVSALGWGFSETDTLFNKDCSLRIVDLTLFKQSECPTEISSLICAGYKASPRGTCGGDSGGPLQILNDNYKYILIGITSNGVLCANVNYPDYFTNVARMVPWILQTTKHDSKYCWMHFILHEYLFVRIYLPSDVPSFNKNNDLRIHAPCDMKFRQGDTLDDSSTPKLSRRFSADEMSQESRSMKSHLTLMAVIGVLLILDTARAWKHQLRLRVNPNCECGISGGISNRIVGGKISIPHRFPWVAAIFNRDNLHCGGTLINDRYVLTAGHCVKWVQPTDLSIGLGMHDIENSNEGNIIEVDKVILHEDFESDELHDTNDIALIRLEYPVEINDNVKPVCLPKRKDSDYTGHHVKVTGWGRVQKEGDTSKFLRQAILKVMSWAACKNTSFGEHVTESMLCAYSDNTDACQGDSGGPLLSERKDEKYEEIGIVSWGIGCADPGVPGVYVKITDYLNWIKYHSNDGIYCIDR, from the exons ATGCagtattttatactaattagTTTGTCGTgtctaataataatctttaagtATGCAAACACATTACTATGGCATAAACGAATGAATCGACATACGGATACATCGtatgaaaattttgattacgGATGCG AATgcggaaagaaaaatatatttttaccatCATCGAGAATAATCGGGGGACAAGAAGTTTTTGAAAATGAATACCCTTGGATGGCTGGTATTATAAGCGTCAATAAATCACGAGTAATCTGTGGAGCATCAATTATAAACGATCGTTATGTGATAACAGCAGCTCACTGCATTGTTTATGG ttttaataaagatGATCTCAAGGTATCTGTCGGTGCTCATGATTCATGCAAATGGGGTGCGAAAAGTACGATCTTTTCTgttgagaatatttttccacATCCAAATTATGATAGGCAAACAAATTTTGCCGATATTATGCTGGTTAAATTAGTTATGCGAATTACCTTTAACCAATTCGCTAGACCAATTTGTTTACCAAAACCTG GGCTTGATGTTGTCTCTCAATTTGGAGAAAAATCCGTATCTGCACTTGGCTGGGGATTTTCAGAAActgatacattatttaataaggaTTGTAGTTTGCGTATAGTGGATTTAACATTGTTTAAGCAATCGGAATGTCCTACTGAGATCTCGAGTTTAATCTGCGCAGGATATAAAGCATCACCACGCGGTACTTGTGGG ggTGATAGTGGCGGTCctcttcaaatattaaatgataattataaatatatcttaatag GAATTACTTCAAATGGAGTACTATGTGCTAATGTTAATTATCCAGATTACTTCACGAATGTCGCGCGAATGGTTCCATGGATATTACAAACAACAAAACATGATTCTAAGTATTGTTGGA TGCATTTTATACTGCACGAGTATTTATTCgttagaatttatttaccaTCCGATGTGCCAAgctttaataagaataatgatTTACGAATACATGCTCCTTGCGATATGAAATTCCGACAAGGCGATACGCTTGACGATAGTTCGACACCGAAATTG TCGCGGCGGTTTTCAGCAGATGAAATGTCACAAGAGTCGCGGAGCATGAAGTCCCACTTAACTTTGATGGCCGTGATTGGTGTCCTTTTGATCCTAGAC ACGGCACGCGCGTGGAAACATCAGCTACGTCTACGAGTAAATCCGAATTGTG AATGTGGAATATCAGGAGGAATATCAAATCGTATTGTCGGtggaaaaatatcaattcCGCACAGATTTCCTTGGGTCGCAGCAATATTCAACAGAGATAATCTTCATTGCGGGGGCACATTGATTAATGATCGATATGTGTTAACTGCCGGACATTGTGTTAAGTG GGTTCAACCTACCGATCTCTCAATCGGTTTAGGAATGCACGACATTGAAAATTCAAACGaaggaaatataattgaagtcgataaagtaattttacacGAAGACTTTGAAAGTGATGAGCTCCATGATACAAATGATATTGCTCTGATTCGACTAGAGTATCCAgttgaaataaatgataatgtgAAACCTGTATGTCTTCCGAAAAGAAAAG ATTCCGATTACACGGGGCATCATGTCAAAGTTACTGGATGGGGACGTGTCCAAAAGGAAGGAGATACGTCCAAATTTCTGCGTCAAGCTATCTTAAAAGTAATGTCCTGGGCCGCATGTAAGAATACTTCATTTGGAGAGCATGTCACGGAATCGATGTTATGTGCTTACAGTGATAATACTGATGCGTGTCAG gGTGATAGCGGTGGACCTCTCCTATCCGAAAGAAAAGACGAAAAGTATGAAGAAATTG GGATAGTCTCCTGGGGTATCGGATGCGCTGATCCCGGAGTCCCTGGCGTATATGTGAAGATCACGGATTATCTGAACTGGATAAAATATCATTCTAATGATGGTATTTACTGCATAGATAGATAG
- the LOC140665583 gene encoding vitamin K-dependent protein C: MKLQDYVRYLVCIFVVNFGTTFCNKISSLRSINDQIASRHERSVLDLLFGRFRTCGACLCGRPNRKATRFLGGEYTESHEFPWLANIHVNSKLISGVLINDRYVITAASQVIGATAPEIKISLGEYDRCTFDISSVNISVESITLHPEFNPESHAHDLALIRLSRPTKFEKRISPVCLPNPGSTYLGQVGTLVGWTTSKSEDNIDTLTCRPRKLGLPILGYNECIKSGMNSLNFNDDYGCIGVVGTSSLVCENDIGSSVQYRSYAGVYDLIGIIPSINKCDNVIRPTVFTRIGPRLDWILQHTKDACYCTK; the protein is encoded by the exons ATGAAGCTGCAAGATTATGTCAGATATCTCGTTTGTATCTTTGTGGTGAATTTTGGTACAACcttttgtaacaaaatttcttctctCCGTTCC ATCAATGATCAAATTGCATCTAGACATGAGCGCAGTGTTTTGGATTTACTTTTTGGAAGATTCCGAACCTGTGGTGCCTGCT TATGCGGCCGACCAAACCGTAAAGCAACGCGATTCTTGGGTGGTGAATATACAGAATCGCACGAATTTCCTTGGCTTGCAAATATTCACGTAAACTCCAAGTTAATTAGTGGAGTATTGATAAATGATCGTTATGTCATAACAGCAGCTAGCCAAGTTATTGG AGCAACAGCaccggaaataaaaatatccttaGGAGAATATGATAGATGCACGTTCGACATTTCATCAGTAAATATCAGCGTCGAATCTATAACTTTGCATCCAGAATTCAATCCGGAGTCGCATGCTCACGATTTAGCTTTAATTCGTTTAAGTCGGCCaactaaatttgaaaaaagaatatcacCAGTATGTCTACCTAATCCAG GCTCAACTTATCTGGGTCAAGTAGGAACTCTAGTAGGCTGGACTACAAGCAAATCCGAAGATAATATTGATACTTTGACATGTAGACCACGAAAATTAGGACTTCCTATTTTAGGATATAACGAGTGCATAAAGTCAGGAATGAATTCGTTAAATTTCAATGACGATTACGGATGCATCGGCGTTGTGGGTACAAGTTCTCTGGTGTGCGAg aatgaTATAGGGTCTTCTGTGCAATATCGATCATATGCTGGAGTTTACGATCTTATTG GTATTATTCCAAGCATAAATAAATGCGATAATGTTATTAGACCAACTGTTTTTACAAGAATTGGTCCGCGTCTTGATTGGATATTACAGCACACTAAGGATGCGTGCTATTGTACCAAATAA